From Mucilaginibacter rubeus, a single genomic window includes:
- a CDS encoding hydroxypyruvate isomerase family protein has translation MASNQNRRSAIKSMIAGTAAIGASGVLSSFTTETEKHMQADDKLKGNINHAVCRWCYGDFTVDQLCAAAKDIGIKGIDLVGPSDWPTLKKYGLFSSMCNGAEINLTDGFGDKQFHAKLHENYTKMIPLVAQAGYKNLICFSGSRRGKTDEEGWNNCVEGLKPMVALAEKHNVVLVMELLNSKIDHKDYQCDRVEWGAELCRRLGSENFKLLYDIYHMQIDEGDVIRNIRANHQYIAHYHTGGVPGRNEIDETQELYYPAIMRAIVEVGHKGFVAQEFIPKQKDKIASLRKAVHICDV, from the coding sequence ATGGCATCAAATCAAAACAGGCGTTCGGCTATTAAAAGCATGATCGCGGGCACGGCGGCTATTGGCGCGTCGGGCGTATTATCTTCATTTACTACCGAAACTGAAAAACATATGCAGGCTGATGACAAGCTAAAAGGCAATATTAATCATGCGGTATGCCGCTGGTGCTATGGTGATTTTACCGTAGATCAGCTTTGTGCGGCCGCTAAAGATATCGGCATAAAAGGTATTGATCTTGTTGGCCCATCAGATTGGCCTACACTAAAAAAATATGGTCTGTTCTCATCTATGTGTAATGGGGCAGAAATTAACCTGACCGATGGTTTTGGCGACAAACAATTTCACGCTAAGCTGCACGAAAATTATACCAAAATGATTCCGTTGGTAGCACAAGCCGGGTACAAAAACCTGATCTGCTTTAGCGGAAGCCGCCGCGGTAAAACCGACGAGGAAGGCTGGAACAATTGCGTTGAAGGCTTGAAACCAATGGTTGCCCTTGCCGAAAAACATAATGTAGTATTAGTGATGGAATTGTTGAACAGCAAGATTGACCATAAAGATTACCAGTGCGATAGGGTAGAGTGGGGCGCTGAACTTTGCCGCAGGCTGGGTTCAGAAAACTTTAAACTGCTTTATGATATTTATCATATGCAGATTGATGAAGGCGATGTGATCCGTAATATCCGCGCTAATCACCAATACATCGCGCATTACCATACTGGCGGCGTTCCTGGTCGTAATGAAATTGACGAAACACAGGAGTTATATTACCCTGCTATTATGCGAGCCATTGTTGAGGTGGGACATAAAGGCTTTGTAGCCCAGGAGTTCATTCCAAAGCAAAAAGACAAAATAGCTTCGCTCAGAAAAGCGGTGCATATTTGTGATGTTTAA
- a CDS encoding c-type cytochrome, translating to MKKVFVILCISAAFAACGGNSSKNTGGSDSTNGANQSAKAADANADTVVAKTGTEPAGGSAGSSAGEKLMASLDCSTCHKVDTKVIGPAFEEVAKKYDASDANIDMLAKKIIAGGSGNWGNIAMTPHPSLPESDAKEIVKYILSLKK from the coding sequence ATGAAAAAAGTATTCGTTATTCTTTGTATCAGCGCAGCGTTTGCTGCCTGCGGCGGAAATTCATCAAAAAACACCGGTGGCAGCGACAGCACTAACGGTGCAAATCAATCAGCAAAAGCTGCTGATGCTAACGCAGATACTGTTGTAGCAAAAACAGGTACCGAACCGGCAGGTGGTTCTGCAGGTTCATCGGCCGGTGAAAAATTAATGGCATCATTAGATTGCAGCACTTGCCATAAAGTTGATACTAAAGTTATCGGCCCTGCATTTGAAGAGGTTGCAAAAAAATATGATGCTTCAGACGCGAACATTGATATGCTTGCTAAAAAAATCATTGCCGGTGGTAGCGGTAACTGGGGTAACATTGCCATGACTCCGCACCCTTCATTGCCTGAAAGCGATGCTAAAGAAATTGTAAAATACATTCTATCATTAAAAAAATAA
- a CDS encoding DUF1080 domain-containing protein, translating into MKYPLILTALLAGSCFMANAQNAKPEDTEIWEPVPKVVTPGKNLGDAPSDAIILFNGKGLDEWVSVEDKTPAKWLVKGDVLTVNKATGNIETKKSFNNYQLHIEWKVPASITGTGQARGNSGVFLASIGKGDAGYELQVLDSYENKTYVNGMAGSLYKQVIPLANPGRKPGEWNVYDVIWTAPVFNEDGSLKSAARATVFFNGVLVENNFELLGPTQYIGKPSYEGKKHGPSPIKLQAHGDKSEPLSFRNIWVREL; encoded by the coding sequence ATGAAATATCCTTTAATATTAACCGCCCTTTTAGCAGGTAGCTGCTTCATGGCGAACGCGCAAAATGCGAAACCTGAAGACACAGAAATTTGGGAACCGGTACCTAAAGTAGTTACCCCGGGCAAAAATTTAGGTGATGCTCCTTCAGATGCCATCATTTTGTTTAATGGCAAAGGCCTTGACGAATGGGTTTCTGTTGAAGATAAGACCCCTGCCAAATGGTTGGTAAAAGGTGATGTACTTACCGTAAACAAAGCTACAGGTAACATCGAAACCAAAAAAAGCTTTAACAATTACCAGTTGCATATTGAATGGAAAGTACCTGCAAGCATTACCGGTACCGGACAAGCCCGTGGTAACAGCGGTGTGTTTTTAGCCTCAATAGGTAAAGGCGATGCCGGTTACGAGTTACAGGTTTTAGATTCATACGAAAACAAAACTTACGTTAACGGTATGGCAGGCAGCTTGTACAAACAAGTTATTCCGTTGGCAAACCCTGGCCGCAAACCTGGCGAGTGGAATGTTTATGATGTGATCTGGACTGCTCCTGTATTTAACGAAGATGGTTCATTAAAATCAGCAGCGAGAGCTACTGTGTTTTTCAATGGTGTATTGGTTGAAAACAACTTTGAGTTGCTTGGTCCTACACAGTACATTGGCAAACCATCTTACGAGGGTAAAAAACATGGTCCGTCGCCAATTAAATTACAAGCTCACGGCGATAAAAGCGAGCCGCTTAGCTTCCGTAATATTTGGGTAAGAGAGTTGTAA
- a CDS encoding sugar phosphate isomerase/epimerase family protein, with protein sequence MTTRRTFLAQAGLIAAGAVIAPKLVSAKATNKVGLQLYSLRDQLPKDVKGVIAQVAKAGYKEVETFGFNKETGYWGLKGKEFSQLLKDNGLTTASGHYGLDEYFGSGKTDDLNAYIEVANTIGQSHIIIPALNHNFIKTVDDCKGVADKMNKIAEILKKSGLKLGYHNHNFEWAPVGDTTFYDVVLNNTDPKLVAMEMDIYWVVRAGKDPVEIFSKHPGRFEFVHVKDRDKTNAELNTEIGNGDIDFKTILGKAKLAGIKHFIVEQENFTNIDPYVSIAKSASYLKDTLHV encoded by the coding sequence ATGACAACCAGAAGAACATTTTTAGCACAAGCCGGATTAATTGCTGCCGGTGCGGTTATTGCACCTAAGTTGGTATCGGCTAAAGCTACAAATAAAGTGGGCCTGCAATTGTATAGCCTGCGCGATCAATTACCCAAAGATGTAAAAGGTGTTATTGCACAGGTAGCAAAAGCCGGTTATAAAGAAGTTGAAACCTTTGGTTTTAACAAAGAAACCGGTTATTGGGGTTTAAAAGGCAAAGAATTTAGCCAGCTTTTAAAAGATAACGGCTTAACAACTGCAAGCGGCCATTACGGTTTAGATGAGTATTTTGGCTCAGGCAAAACTGATGATTTAAACGCTTATATTGAAGTTGCCAATACAATTGGTCAATCGCATATCATCATTCCGGCGTTAAATCACAACTTTATTAAAACGGTTGATGATTGCAAAGGTGTTGCTGATAAAATGAATAAGATAGCCGAGATCCTGAAAAAATCTGGCTTGAAGTTAGGTTATCACAACCATAACTTTGAGTGGGCTCCTGTTGGCGATACTACTTTTTACGATGTAGTATTGAACAATACCGACCCTAAACTGGTAGCCATGGAAATGGATATCTACTGGGTAGTACGCGCCGGTAAAGATCCTGTTGAGATATTTTCAAAACACCCAGGCCGCTTCGAATTTGTACACGTTAAAGACAGGGATAAAACCAATGCCGAACTGAATACAGAAATTGGCAATGGCGATATCGACTTTAAAACCATATTAGGTAAAGCTAAACTGGCCGGCATTAAGCACTTTATTGTTGAGCAGGAAAACTTTACCAACATCGATCCGTATGTGAGCATCGCGAAAAGCGCTTCATATTTGAAAGATACACTTCACGTTTAA
- a CDS encoding nucleoside permease → MTIGIKSKLSFMMFLEFFIWGAWFVTLGTFLDKTLHATGAQSGEVFSTQSWGAIIAPFIIGLIADKYFNAEKILGVLHLLGAGLMYLMFSAADVSVFYPYVLGYMVLYMPTLALVNSVSFNQMTDPEKEFSAIRVWGTIGWIVAGLAISYLFHWDSPKGIAEGMLRYTFLMGGIASAVLGLFSFTLPATPPKVAKGEKVSIGQVLGLDALKLLKDPNFAIFFVASILICIPLAFYYQNANSFLTDIKVDNPTGKMTIGQASEVAFLLCLPIFFKRAGFKWTILVGMLAWAVRYALFAYGNAGDLSFMLIIGIALHGVCYDFFFVSGQIYTDSKAGVQYKSAAQGMITLATYGVGMLIGFYVAGKISDNYNGPAGHDWRMIWLIPASIAAAVFLLFFLSFREKKGATE, encoded by the coding sequence ATGACCATAGGGATAAAATCAAAGCTATCGTTCATGATGTTCCTGGAGTTTTTTATCTGGGGCGCATGGTTTGTAACTTTAGGTACTTTTTTAGATAAAACTCTTCATGCTACAGGCGCACAATCCGGCGAAGTTTTTTCTACACAATCATGGGGCGCTATCATTGCTCCGTTTATTATAGGATTAATAGCCGATAAATATTTTAACGCCGAAAAGATCTTGGGCGTACTTCATTTATTAGGTGCCGGCTTGATGTATCTGATGTTTTCGGCTGCCGATGTTTCTGTATTTTATCCCTATGTGTTAGGTTATATGGTGTTGTATATGCCAACCCTGGCGTTGGTAAACTCTGTATCCTTTAACCAAATGACAGACCCTGAGAAAGAGTTTTCAGCTATTAGGGTTTGGGGTACAATTGGATGGATCGTAGCAGGTTTGGCTATCAGTTACTTATTTCACTGGGATTCACCAAAAGGAATAGCGGAAGGCATGTTAAGATATACATTTCTGATGGGGGGCATAGCATCGGCTGTTTTAGGTTTATTCAGCTTTACTTTACCTGCAACCCCTCCAAAGGTTGCAAAAGGCGAAAAAGTTAGTATCGGACAAGTGCTTGGCCTTGATGCCCTGAAGCTGCTTAAAGATCCAAATTTTGCCATTTTCTTTGTTGCTTCCATATTGATCTGTATTCCACTGGCATTTTATTATCAAAACGCCAACAGTTTTTTAACCGATATTAAGGTTGATAATCCTACCGGTAAAATGACCATTGGTCAGGCATCTGAAGTGGCATTCCTGCTTTGCTTGCCTATTTTCTTTAAAAGGGCCGGTTTTAAATGGACTATACTTGTTGGTATGTTGGCCTGGGCGGTGCGTTACGCTTTATTTGCTTATGGTAACGCCGGTGATCTGAGCTTTATGTTGATAATTGGCATTGCCCTGCATGGTGTTTGTTACGACTTTTTCTTTGTATCCGGACAAATTTATACCGATTCAAAAGCCGGTGTGCAATATAAAAGTGCCGCGCAAGGTATGATAACCCTTGCTACCTATGGTGTTGGTATGCTGATAGGTTTTTATGTGGCCGGAAAAATATCAGACAACTATAACGGCCCTGCAGGTCACGATTGGAGAATGATCTGGTTGATACCGGCTTCAATTGCCGCTGCAGTGTTCCTGTTGTTCTTCCTGTCGTTCAGGGAGAAAAAGGGTGCAACCGAATAA